The Thiohalomonas denitrificans genome contains a region encoding:
- a CDS encoding FAD/NAD(P)-binding protein, which translates to MSALLSNNPYLPMVAEVVDQMEEAPDIVTLRLRLTEPHERDAYRFEPGQFNMLYLGRVGEVPISISSDPAEPELIDHTIRAVGRVTEGLVRLGKGDKVGLRGPFGTGWPMQKAKDRNLLVVTGGIGCAPTASVVGYAHERRDQYGKVTVMHGVRQPRDLIYGNRFDAWCDAKDTQCLFASQESGPNWKWHLGLVTELLDQVEPEAIEGMVMMCGPEPMMRAVAEELLRRGRPIDDIYLSMERSMQCGLGHCGHCQYGPDFICKDGPVFPYSRVRELMKVKGY; encoded by the coding sequence GTGAGTGCACTACTGAGCAATAATCCCTATTTGCCGATGGTCGCCGAGGTGGTGGATCAGATGGAGGAGGCACCCGATATCGTCACATTGCGCCTGCGCCTGACGGAGCCGCATGAGCGGGATGCCTATCGCTTTGAGCCTGGCCAGTTCAACATGCTGTATTTGGGACGGGTAGGGGAGGTCCCCATTTCTATTTCATCGGATCCTGCCGAACCGGAGCTCATCGACCACACCATTCGCGCAGTTGGGCGTGTGACCGAGGGCCTGGTCCGGCTTGGCAAGGGCGACAAGGTAGGGTTGCGCGGTCCTTTCGGTACCGGCTGGCCGATGCAAAAGGCGAAAGACCGGAATCTGCTGGTGGTTACCGGCGGTATCGGCTGTGCTCCGACAGCCTCGGTGGTGGGCTATGCCCATGAACGCCGTGACCAGTACGGAAAGGTCACGGTAATGCATGGTGTTCGCCAGCCACGGGATCTGATCTACGGCAATCGATTCGATGCCTGGTGCGATGCGAAAGACACGCAGTGCCTGTTCGCTTCCCAGGAGTCGGGCCCGAACTGGAAATGGCACCTCGGACTGGTCACCGAACTGCTCGACCAGGTCGAGCCTGAGGCCATCGAGGGAATGGTCATGATGTGCGGCCCTGAACCGATGATGCGTGCCGTGGCCGAGGAGTTGTTGAGGCGGGGGCGGCCCATCGATGATATTTATCTGTCGATGGAGCGGAGTATGCAGTGCGGTCTGGGACACTGCGGGCATTGCCAGTACGGCCCCGATTTCATCTGTAAGGATGGTCCCGTTTTTCCGTATAGCCGGGTCCGTGAACTGATGAAGGTCAAGGGATACTGA
- a CDS encoding 4Fe-4S dicluster domain-containing protein, whose amino-acid sequence MSKEGLDELISQLADSGYRVFGPTVRAGAVVFDRVDSAAQLPVGLASVQEPGRYRLEESGNVRFFDFVNGHESLKRFTFAAQEKLWSFSADGTFQSGLSESPRTAVIGARACDIAGMKVQDRTFLKGKHSPHTDPYYADRRENLFVVAVNCTRCVATCFCSSQNAGPKAADGFDLSLTELDEGFVVEIGSAAGEAIAAKLDLVPPKGAKERAEEAIEACAQSQVRYIDNDGIYQLLFSNLEHPRWDDVAERCLSCANCVMVCPTCFCHREVEVPSMDGTGSDHVRQWDACFTLEHGSTHGRHLRPEVRQRYRQWLTHKVGAWWEQFETSGCVGCGRCITWCPTGIDLTEEIAAIRAQPGEKAS is encoded by the coding sequence ATGTCGAAGGAAGGCCTGGATGAGCTGATCAGCCAGCTTGCTGACTCGGGCTATCGGGTTTTTGGGCCGACTGTGCGGGCCGGGGCAGTGGTGTTCGATCGGGTCGATTCTGCGGCACAGCTGCCGGTGGGACTGGCGAGCGTCCAGGAGCCGGGACGGTACCGGTTGGAAGAGAGCGGCAACGTCCGGTTCTTCGACTTCGTCAACGGCCATGAATCGCTCAAGCGTTTCACCTTCGCTGCGCAGGAAAAACTGTGGTCCTTTTCTGCCGATGGGACCTTCCAGTCCGGTCTGTCCGAATCCCCCAGAACCGCAGTTATCGGGGCAAGGGCCTGTGACATCGCGGGGATGAAGGTCCAGGACCGGACTTTTCTAAAAGGGAAACACTCGCCCCATACGGACCCATACTACGCCGACCGACGGGAAAACCTGTTCGTGGTGGCAGTCAACTGCACCCGCTGCGTCGCCACCTGCTTCTGCAGCTCCCAAAACGCCGGCCCCAAGGCTGCGGATGGTTTCGACCTCTCATTGACAGAGCTGGACGAGGGGTTTGTCGTGGAGATCGGCAGTGCGGCCGGTGAGGCCATCGCCGCCAAGCTGGACCTGGTACCACCCAAGGGTGCCAAGGAGCGCGCCGAAGAGGCCATCGAGGCGTGTGCCCAATCCCAGGTCCGCTACATCGACAACGATGGAATCTATCAACTCCTTTTCAGTAATCTCGAGCATCCACGCTGGGATGATGTCGCCGAGCGCTGCCTCTCCTGTGCCAATTGCGTGATGGTGTGTCCCACCTGTTTTTGCCACCGTGAAGTGGAAGTGCCCTCTATGGACGGTACCGGCAGCGATCACGTTCGCCAGTGGGATGCCTGTTTTACCCTCGAACACGGAAGTACTCACGGCAGACACCTTCGGCCCGAGGTACGTCAACGTTACCGGCAGTGGCTCACGCACAAGGTGGGGGCGTGGTGGGAACAGTTCGAAACCTCGGGATGTGTCGGTTGCGGCCGCTGCATCACCTGGTGTCCCACCGGGATTGATCTGACCGAAGAGATCGCCGCCATCAGGGCGCAACCGGGGGAGAAGGCATCGTGA
- a CDS encoding aminotransferase class V-fold PLP-dependent enzyme, whose amino-acid sequence MIEPEFSLEKGLIHLNHAAVSPWPRRTVEAVKAFAEENGIRGSLGYPRWLKTEEQLREQLRKLIHAPAIEDIALVKNTSEALSFVAYGLDWQAGDSVVITDQEFPSNRVVWESLQDQGVSVRKARLNQHVSPEEAIMAETDDSTRLVAISSVQYASGLKMDLARIGRFCRKRKILFCVDAIQSVGALPMDVQAIHADFLAADGHKWMLGPEGLGVFYCRSEIRPCLKLTQYGWHMLEALGEFDRQEWKAAESARRFECGSPNMLGVHGLHASLSLLLDIGIPVVEEAIRQRVDRLVTGLQAIPDIEILSDLRPDRRSGILTFHHHRLSDATVHEALSRRGVFCARRGGGIRLSPHFYTPLEAIDRTLKWVTEC is encoded by the coding sequence ATGATCGAACCGGAGTTTTCCCTCGAGAAGGGCCTCATTCATCTCAATCACGCCGCCGTTTCACCCTGGCCCCGACGTACCGTCGAGGCAGTGAAGGCGTTCGCCGAGGAAAATGGAATCCGGGGTTCACTCGGCTATCCGCGTTGGCTGAAAACCGAAGAGCAACTGCGGGAGCAACTGCGCAAGCTGATCCATGCACCGGCCATCGAGGACATCGCGCTGGTTAAAAACACCTCCGAAGCCCTTTCCTTTGTGGCTTATGGTCTCGACTGGCAGGCCGGAGACTCCGTCGTTATCACCGATCAGGAATTCCCCTCCAATCGTGTAGTTTGGGAATCACTGCAGGACCAGGGTGTTTCCGTTCGAAAGGCCAGGCTCAACCAGCACGTCTCTCCCGAAGAGGCGATCATGGCCGAAACGGACGACTCCACCCGGCTGGTGGCGATCAGTTCCGTCCAGTACGCCAGCGGACTCAAGATGGATCTGGCCCGAATCGGCCGCTTCTGCCGGAAGCGGAAAATCCTGTTCTGTGTCGACGCAATTCAGAGCGTCGGCGCGCTGCCGATGGATGTTCAGGCGATCCATGCCGATTTTCTGGCCGCGGATGGGCACAAGTGGATGCTGGGCCCCGAAGGGCTCGGGGTATTCTATTGCCGTTCGGAAATTCGACCCTGCCTGAAGCTGACGCAATATGGCTGGCACATGCTCGAAGCTCTTGGCGAATTTGATCGCCAGGAGTGGAAAGCCGCGGAAAGTGCCCGCCGTTTCGAATGCGGCAGTCCCAACATGCTCGGTGTTCACGGTCTGCACGCCAGCCTTTCACTGCTCCTCGATATCGGTATCCCGGTCGTGGAAGAGGCCATTCGCCAACGTGTGGATAGGCTGGTGACCGGTCTTCAGGCGATACCGGATATCGAAATCCTATCGGACCTCCGCCCGGATCGACGTTCCGGCATCCTCACCTTCCACCACCATCGGTTGTCCGATGCAACCGTTCACGAGGCCCTGAGCCGGCGAGGCGTCTTTTGTGCGCGGCGCGGTGGGGGCATACGTCTTTCCCCGCATTTTTATACGCCTCTGGAGGCCATCGACCGGACTTTGAAATGGGTCACCGAATGCTGA
- a CDS encoding cyclic nucleotide-binding domain-containing protein encodes MSKSIQHVNAQELRRFIPLTELTHENLIDVSKKAVIEKLSKGRALFKAGDTINQSFYLLSGEVKIVSAGSEKVVAANTPQARYPLDHHNPRLATVTARTDVHFCRIDNDLLDILLTWDQNAGYMVNEIDAEQSAEKGVSADKDDRDWMTQMLRSSIFHRIPPSNIQAIFMHMEPMPVRAGEVIIQQGDEGDYYYHLTSGRAVVTHTGKSGKVIKLANLGPGQGFGEEALISNSRRNANITMLTDGSLMRLAKEHFEKLLKSPVLQTVDYQKARAMVKDGALLLDVRLDSEHRNASIRNSLNIPLYLLRIKAKSLDPDKTYIVYCDTGRRSSSAAYLLSERGFDAYVLDGGLMAIKQQA; translated from the coding sequence ATGAGCAAGAGCATACAGCACGTCAATGCCCAGGAATTGAGGCGCTTCATTCCCCTTACGGAACTGACGCATGAAAACCTCATCGACGTGTCGAAGAAAGCCGTTATCGAGAAGCTTTCCAAGGGGCGAGCCCTTTTCAAGGCAGGTGATACGATAAACCAGTCGTTCTACCTGCTATCGGGAGAGGTAAAGATCGTCAGCGCCGGATCCGAAAAGGTGGTAGCGGCGAATACACCCCAGGCGCGCTATCCACTGGACCACCACAACCCTCGTTTGGCCACGGTAACCGCCCGCACCGACGTCCACTTCTGCCGGATAGACAACGACCTCCTGGATATTCTGCTCACGTGGGATCAGAATGCCGGATATATGGTCAACGAGATCGATGCCGAACAAAGCGCTGAGAAAGGCGTCTCTGCCGATAAGGATGATCGTGACTGGATGACTCAGATGTTGCGTTCCAGCATCTTCCATCGCATTCCACCATCCAATATCCAGGCCATATTCATGCACATGGAGCCGATGCCCGTCCGTGCAGGTGAGGTAATTATCCAGCAGGGTGATGAGGGGGATTATTATTACCACCTCACGTCCGGCCGCGCCGTGGTTACCCACACGGGAAAAAGCGGCAAGGTCATCAAGCTGGCGAACCTGGGGCCGGGCCAGGGATTCGGGGAAGAGGCGCTGATCTCCAACTCAAGGCGCAACGCCAATATCACGATGTTGACCGACGGCTCGCTGATGCGGCTGGCCAAGGAGCACTTTGAAAAGCTGCTCAAATCACCGGTCCTGCAGACGGTCGACTACCAGAAGGCCCGGGCCATGGTGAAGGACGGCGCACTGTTGCTGGACGTCCGTCTCGACAGCGAGCACCGGAACGCGAGCATTCGGAACAGCCTCAATATCCCTCTCTATCTGCTACGCATCAAGGCGAAGAGCCTCGACCCGGACAAAACCTACATCGTCTATTGTGATACCGGCCGGCGCAGTTCCTCCGCCGCCTATCTTCTCAGTGAAAGAGGCTTCGATGCCTACGTGCTGGACGGTGGTCTGATGGCCATAAAACAGCAGGCCTGA
- a CDS encoding TatD family hydrolase yields the protein MQAKLVDSHCHLDRLDLEPFGGSMDGVLEAAAENGVASLLCVAINRESLPDVLEIARRYSNVSASVGVHPNEEEDAPDEDELLRLSDDPEVVAIGETGLDYFRSEGDLEWQRNRFRTHIRAARRAGKPLIIHSREAREDTLRIMEEEKADEVGGIMHCFVEDWETARRAIELGFHISFSGIITFNSARELREVAKQVPDNRLLIETDSPYLAPVPKRGKPNYPAYVLHVAERIAQERGVDLETLARQTTENYHRLFPSAG from the coding sequence ATGCAAGCAAAACTCGTCGATTCTCACTGTCATCTTGATCGTCTTGACCTCGAACCCTTCGGTGGCAGCATGGATGGGGTCCTCGAAGCAGCGGCGGAAAATGGCGTCGCCTCCCTCCTGTGCGTCGCTATCAACCGGGAGAGCCTTCCCGATGTCCTCGAGATCGCCCGTCGTTATTCGAATGTCTCGGCGTCGGTGGGTGTGCACCCCAATGAAGAGGAGGATGCACCGGACGAGGATGAGCTGCTGAGGCTGTCCGACGACCCGGAAGTGGTGGCTATCGGGGAGACCGGGCTGGATTATTTTCGCAGTGAAGGTGATCTGGAGTGGCAACGAAACCGCTTCCGTACCCACATTCGTGCGGCACGTCGTGCAGGCAAACCGCTCATTATCCACTCCCGCGAGGCGCGCGAAGACACTCTTAGGATCATGGAAGAGGAGAAGGCCGACGAAGTGGGTGGCATCATGCACTGCTTTGTGGAGGATTGGGAAACGGCCCGGCGGGCCATCGAGCTCGGTTTCCACATCTCCTTTTCCGGCATCATCACCTTCAACAGTGCACGGGAACTAAGGGAGGTAGCGAAGCAGGTGCCGGATAACCGACTGCTGATCGAAACCGATTCGCCTTATCTGGCCCCGGTACCGAAGCGCGGGAAGCCGAACTATCCCGCGTACGTGCTGCACGTCGCCGAGCGGATCGCCCAGGAGCGTGGTGTGGATTTGGAGACCCTGGCACGCCAGACCACGGAAAACTACCACCGCCTGTTTCCCAGCGCCGGTTAG
- a CDS encoding PilZ domain-containing protein, whose translation MIPGAGRQGILSLAIKDKSALYAAYMPFVKNGGLFVPTDKDYQLGDEVFMLLTLMDEAEKLPIAGRIVWVTPKGSQGNRTTGIGVQFSEQDKGTVRSKVETYLAGALKSERQTHTM comes from the coding sequence ATGATCCCTGGCGCAGGCCGACAAGGCATTCTTTCGCTGGCCATCAAAGATAAAAGTGCGCTGTATGCCGCTTATATGCCGTTTGTGAAAAACGGTGGCCTGTTTGTCCCTACTGACAAGGATTATCAGCTCGGGGACGAGGTATTTATGCTCCTGACCCTGATGGACGAGGCGGAAAAACTGCCTATCGCCGGCAGGATTGTCTGGGTCACGCCGAAGGGTTCCCAAGGCAACCGTACCACCGGCATTGGCGTGCAGTTCAGTGAACAGGACAAGGGCACGGTGCGCAGCAAGGTCGAAACCTACCTTGCAGGTGCCCTGAAATCGGAACGCCAGACCCATACCATGTAA
- a CDS encoding DNA polymerase III subunit delta', whose protein sequence is MSDEPLKPYPWQAAIWHELVRRHRADRLPHALLLTGPQGIGKRSLAAALAQALLCEQPEEEGTACGRCRGCTLYAAGSHPDFLMLEPLEEGKSITVDRVRGVVAFQGLKGQYGNRRVAIVSPADRLNVNAANALLKTLEEPTADMLLLLCSSRPSALLPTIRSRCQQVPLPPATPEQAGEWLQNRVEEPGAAADLLAMSGGAPLAALELASGEQLMVRESVIEALQALSEQRELPLAVAEQWFKGGAEPVLRWLSSCLTDLIRLRSAPHSARLSNPDLRGRLQPLAEQVDLGALYRLLDRTQQGVRQVQHQVNAQLVLEEIVITWARYFRALCR, encoded by the coding sequence GTGAGTGATGAACCCCTGAAACCCTACCCGTGGCAGGCGGCTATCTGGCACGAACTGGTGCGGCGCCACCGTGCTGATCGTCTGCCACATGCCCTGTTGCTGACTGGACCGCAGGGAATCGGCAAGCGTTCGCTGGCCGCCGCACTGGCCCAGGCCCTGCTGTGCGAACAGCCCGAAGAGGAGGGCACGGCTTGCGGCCGGTGCCGCGGCTGTACTCTTTATGCGGCGGGCAGCCATCCGGACTTCCTGATGCTGGAGCCGCTGGAGGAGGGCAAGTCCATAACCGTGGATCGGGTCCGGGGGGTCGTGGCGTTTCAGGGTTTGAAGGGGCAGTACGGCAACCGGCGAGTGGCCATTGTATCCCCGGCGGATAGACTCAACGTCAATGCCGCCAACGCCTTGCTGAAAACCCTGGAGGAGCCCACTGCGGATATGCTCCTGCTGCTCTGCAGTTCCAGACCGTCGGCCCTCTTGCCCACGATTCGCAGCCGGTGCCAACAGGTCCCGCTGCCGCCGGCAACACCTGAGCAGGCCGGTGAATGGCTCCAGAACCGCGTGGAGGAGCCGGGCGCCGCCGCGGACTTGCTGGCAATGAGCGGAGGGGCGCCTCTGGCGGCGCTGGAATTGGCCAGCGGCGAGCAGTTGATGGTACGCGAGTCCGTCATCGAGGCCTTGCAGGCCCTCAGTGAACAACGGGAACTGCCCCTTGCCGTAGCAGAGCAGTGGTTCAAGGGGGGCGCGGAACCGGTGCTTCGCTGGCTATCGAGCTGTCTGACCGACCTGATCCGGTTGCGGTCGGCTCCGCACTCCGCCCGGCTCTCCAATCCCGACCTGCGTGGGCGTTTGCAACCCCTCGCTGAGCAGGTAGACTTAGGAGCACTCTACCGGCTGCTGGATCGCACCCAGCAGGGAGTGCGGCAAGTTCAGCATCAGGTGAACGCGCAGCTGGTGCTGGAAGAGATCGTGATAACCTGGGCACGCTATTTCCGTGCCTTGTGCCGGTAG
- the tmk gene encoding dTMP kinase produces the protein MRGRFITLEGSEGSGKSTNLAYIRQRLEESGVDVVVTREPGGTPLGESIRDLLLDHRNSDMGTDTELLLMFAARAQHLHERILPALDAGRWVLCDRFTDATYAYQGAGRGVPEERIATLEAFVQAGLQPDLTLYLDVPVEVGLARAGARSEPDRFEREAVAFFERVREGYRHRASADPERFRIIDASGTLDEVQKGIDTILGDYLAGFAA, from the coding sequence ATGCGAGGCCGTTTCATTACCCTGGAAGGTTCCGAAGGCAGCGGCAAGAGTACCAATCTGGCCTATATCCGTCAGCGGCTGGAGGAGTCCGGTGTCGACGTGGTAGTGACCCGTGAGCCCGGCGGCACGCCTCTTGGGGAGTCCATCCGTGATCTGTTGCTCGATCACCGTAATTCCGACATGGGTACCGACACCGAATTACTGCTGATGTTCGCTGCCCGGGCCCAGCACCTGCATGAACGGATCCTTCCCGCACTTGATGCGGGACGCTGGGTGCTCTGCGATCGCTTTACCGATGCCACCTATGCCTATCAGGGTGCCGGTCGCGGGGTTCCCGAAGAGCGCATCGCCACACTGGAAGCCTTTGTCCAGGCGGGACTTCAGCCCGATCTGACCCTCTACCTCGACGTGCCGGTCGAGGTCGGCCTGGCGCGTGCCGGTGCCCGGAGTGAGCCCGATCGTTTCGAACGTGAAGCGGTTGCCTTTTTCGAACGGGTGCGCGAGGGCTATCGGCACCGTGCCTCGGCTGATCCTGAACGGTTCCGGATCATTGATGCCTCCGGTACGCTCGATGAGGTCCAGAAGGGAATCGATACCATTCTCGGCGACTACCTGGCAGGGTTCGCTGCGTGA
- a CDS encoding Sfum_1244 family protein has translation MVTASDEMLHALVATVQHNCDISDALYAREYTICIYLLKMRELFRWEQAYGYADPLPKEELGAWVMAREAHWETLEGQEYAPVSIDGEEFDPFADQEINNRLSELGMVYSGGIGTWRKPHFFLADLERRETLDERTIYIAGRERARDITAPPAMTREGSVFVRRESLRRTIWEKVEEWQWRKDYEHPMAHLIQAYRLDDNVEKGLDRLTDDEIETLILHELGEIEAGKRLGREWEEMLAESGRTRFELIARSVRDHLADTLVTLPRLLERDNPAALHFYMANLSGIRRELFPSLRNANATWLNKGRIEPLLDVIEKGQSHWEAVARQLLANYRKQPEPEAMAIEEVAL, from the coding sequence ATGGTAACCGCCAGCGACGAGATGCTGCACGCCCTTGTAGCGACCGTGCAGCACAATTGTGACATCTCCGATGCCCTCTATGCCCGTGAATACACGATCTGCATCTACTTGCTGAAAATGCGCGAGCTATTCCGCTGGGAGCAGGCCTATGGTTACGCGGATCCCCTTCCCAAAGAGGAGTTGGGCGCCTGGGTAATGGCCCGGGAAGCCCACTGGGAGACCCTCGAAGGCCAGGAGTACGCGCCTGTATCGATAGACGGGGAGGAGTTTGACCCCTTTGCGGACCAAGAGATCAACAACAGGCTTTCCGAACTCGGCATGGTCTATTCCGGCGGCATCGGCACCTGGCGGAAACCGCACTTTTTTCTCGCCGACCTGGAGCGCCGCGAGACCCTCGACGAACGCACGATTTACATCGCCGGTCGTGAACGGGCCAGAGACATCACCGCGCCGCCGGCCATGACCCGGGAAGGCAGCGTTTTCGTCCGCCGGGAGTCACTGCGGCGCACGATTTGGGAAAAAGTCGAGGAGTGGCAGTGGCGCAAGGACTATGAGCACCCGATGGCGCATCTGATTCAGGCCTATCGACTGGACGATAATGTCGAAAAGGGACTAGATCGACTCACGGATGATGAAATCGAAACGCTGATTCTCCACGAGCTTGGCGAAATCGAAGCCGGGAAACGCCTGGGGAGGGAATGGGAGGAGATGCTGGCCGAAAGCGGCCGCACCCGCTTCGAACTGATTGCCCGGTCGGTGCGGGACCACCTGGCGGATACCCTGGTCACCCTTCCCCGTCTGCTGGAGCGGGACAACCCCGCCGCCCTGCACTTTTACATGGCCAATCTGTCCGGCATCCGCCGTGAACTTTTCCCCTCTCTGCGCAATGCCAATGCCACCTGGTTGAACAAGGGGCGCATCGAACCGCTTCTGGATGTGATCGAAAAGGGCCAGTCCCACTGGGAAGCCGTGGCGCGCCAGCTTCTCGCGAACTACCGGAAGCAGCCGGAGCCGGAGGCCATGGCCATCGAAGAGGTCGCGTTGTAA
- a CDS encoding replication-associated recombination protein A, translating to MNDLFHEHASGPETEPLRPLADRMRPRSPDEFFGQAHLLGPGKPLRTAIESGNLHSMILWGPPGTGKTTLARMAAGRARALFLSLSAVLSGVKDIRAAVEKAREFQAKEGRGAVLFVDEVHRFNKAQQDAFLPYVEDGTVTFIGATTENPSFELNNALLSRARVYVLKALGTAEIRTIVDRALDEPERGLGARHLALEPALRDYLAEVADGDARRALNLLEIAADLAEPEAGREVISEAVLKEVLAGGVRRFDKGGEAFYDQISALHKSVRGSSPDGALYWFARMLDGGCDPLYIARRVVRMASEEIGNADPRAMEIALNAWDVQERLGSPEGELAIAQAILYLAAAPKSNAVYKAFNTAMEDVKQHGSLEVPIHLRNAPTKLMKELGYGRKYRYAHDEPDAYAAGEHYFPEELPERHYYQPAPRGLEIKIGEKLAHLAELDRKARKKD from the coding sequence ATGAATGATCTATTCCACGAACATGCAAGCGGTCCCGAAACGGAACCGCTGAGACCGCTGGCGGATCGGATGCGCCCGCGTAGCCCCGATGAGTTCTTTGGGCAGGCTCATCTGCTTGGGCCGGGCAAGCCGCTGCGTACCGCCATCGAATCGGGCAATCTGCACTCCATGATCCTCTGGGGGCCGCCGGGAACCGGTAAGACCACCCTGGCGCGCATGGCGGCCGGCCGCGCCCGGGCACTTTTCCTCTCGCTCTCGGCCGTGCTCTCCGGGGTCAAGGACATTCGTGCTGCGGTAGAGAAGGCCCGGGAGTTCCAGGCAAAGGAGGGAAGGGGAGCCGTGCTGTTCGTTGACGAGGTGCACCGCTTCAACAAGGCCCAGCAGGATGCCTTTCTGCCCTACGTCGAGGATGGTACCGTCACCTTTATCGGCGCCACTACCGAAAACCCCTCGTTCGAACTCAACAACGCGCTCCTCTCCCGGGCCCGTGTCTATGTGCTGAAGGCGCTCGGGACGGCGGAAATTCGGACGATTGTCGACCGTGCCCTGGATGAGCCCGAAAGGGGACTCGGAGCGCGCCACCTCGCTCTGGAGCCGGCGCTCCGGGACTATCTGGCGGAAGTGGCGGACGGCGATGCCCGGCGGGCGTTGAATCTGCTGGAGATCGCCGCGGATCTCGCCGAGCCGGAGGCCGGCCGGGAAGTCATCAGCGAAGCGGTCCTCAAGGAGGTGTTGGCCGGTGGTGTGCGCCGTTTCGACAAGGGCGGCGAGGCGTTTTACGACCAGATTTCCGCCCTGCACAAGTCGGTTCGTGGTTCATCGCCTGACGGGGCGCTGTACTGGTTTGCGCGCATGCTGGATGGGGGCTGTGACCCGCTCTATATCGCCCGTCGCGTGGTGCGGATGGCCTCGGAGGAGATCGGCAACGCCGATCCCCGCGCCATGGAGATTGCCCTGAATGCCTGGGACGTTCAGGAGCGTCTGGGCAGCCCGGAAGGGGAACTGGCGATCGCCCAGGCCATCCTGTATCTGGCCGCCGCCCCCAAGAGCAATGCGGTCTACAAGGCCTTCAACACGGCTATGGAAGATGTGAAGCAGCACGGCTCGCTGGAGGTGCCGATCCATCTGCGCAACGCCCCCACCAAGCTCATGAAGGAACTGGGCTACGGACGTAAATACCGCTATGCCCATGATGAGCCGGACGCCTATGCTGCAGGCGAGCACTACTTTCCCGAGGAACTTCCCGAGCGGCACTATTACCAGCCAGCGCCCCGCGGTCTGGAGATCAAGATCGGCGAGAAACTGGCCCATCTGGCGGAGCTGGATCGTAAGGCGCGAAAGAAGGATTGA
- the lolA gene encoding outer membrane lipoprotein chaperone LolA, producing MRRSMKLLLAIPLLSFAALAQAGQGQQNLESFLSGLDTMRAEFVQTLVEADGSIIEESQGEMLIKRPGRFRLEYLKPYRQTYVADGERFWMYDHDLEQVSVREQGDTLGDTPAMLLSGTRPLDEGFEIKELGNHEGFTWLELRPKGGDATFESIRLALEPELLRAMEMVDGLGQITRLYFNTVERNPGIKPAAFDFQPPEGVDVVGEGY from the coding sequence ATGCGACGCTCAATGAAGCTCTTGCTTGCGATACCCCTGCTGAGCTTTGCCGCCCTGGCCCAGGCCGGACAGGGACAGCAAAATCTGGAATCCTTTCTGAGCGGCCTCGACACCATGCGGGCGGAGTTTGTCCAGACCCTGGTGGAGGCCGACGGCAGCATTATCGAAGAGAGCCAGGGGGAGATGTTGATAAAGCGGCCGGGCCGCTTCCGACTGGAATACCTGAAGCCCTACCGGCAGACCTATGTGGCCGATGGCGAACGGTTCTGGATGTATGATCACGACCTGGAACAGGTCTCCGTGCGCGAGCAGGGCGACACCCTGGGCGATACCCCGGCGATGCTGCTGTCTGGGACCCGGCCACTGGACGAAGGCTTCGAGATCAAGGAACTGGGAAATCACGAGGGATTCACCTGGCTGGAACTGCGCCCCAAGGGCGGCGATGCCACCTTCGAGTCGATCCGTCTCGCCCTGGAGCCTGAGCTGCTGCGGGCCATGGAAATGGTCGACGGACTCGGCCAGATCACCCGGCTCTACTTCAACACCGTGGAACGCAATCCGGGCATCAAGCCCGCCGCTTTCGATTTCCAGCCGCCGGAGGGCGTCGACGTCGTCGGCGAGGGCTACTAA